The following are from one region of the Girardinichthys multiradiatus isolate DD_20200921_A chromosome 9, DD_fGirMul_XY1, whole genome shotgun sequence genome:
- the gorab gene encoding RAB6-interacting golgin has product MSGWAGFSEEELRRIQQKDSAGPSAAPRGRKPSAASRSRQKIQRERALPLAGSQSLLPGQQLSKPPPILEGQPPDQTEASAAGQDKQQKRVDMKPNENHHPAAEKKIPVVKELEKQEVELREKTRLEQLQQEQKVIEERNKLKKALLAKTIAEKSKQTQAEAVKLKRIQKELQALDDMVSNDIGILRGRIEQASWDYSAARKRYEKAEAEYVMAKLDLHKKTEVKEQMTEHLCAIIQQNELRKAQKLEELMQQLQLHVTEEEEERRRRTSAEPQSNGKDGSDEGAVQSTQDEAVKEKRAEMVQQETMDQLKTEPDCKPSEHGHQVEPLTS; this is encoded by the exons ATGAGCGGCTGGGCGGGTTTTTCTGAGGAGGAGCTGCGGAGAATTCAGCAGAAAG ACTCCGCTGGACCTTCTGCCGCTCCCCGCGGAAGGAAGCCTTCTGCAGCCAGCCGGAGCCGGCAGAAGATACAGCGGGAGAGAGCGCTTCCGTTAGCCGGCTCACAGAGCCTCCTCCCAGGGCAACAGCTCAGCAAACCTCCGCCGATACTGGAAGGTCAGCCTCCAGACCAGACAGAAGCTTCTGCTGCCGGACAGGACAAGCAGCAAAAACGCGTTGATATGAAGCCGAATGAGAACCATCATCCGGCTGCAGAGAAGAAGATTCCGGTCGTGAAAGAGTTGGAGAAACAGGAGGTGGAACT GAGAGAAAAGACCCGTctggagcagctgcagcaggaacAAAAAGTAATCGAGGAGAGGAACAAGCTCAAGAAAGCTCTTCTGGCAAAAACAATCGCTGAGAA ATCCAAGCAGACTCAAGCCGAGGCCGTGAAGCTGAAAAGGATCCAGAAAGAGCTGCAGGCGCTCGATGACATGGTGTCCAACGATATCGGCATCCTGAGGGGGAGGATAGAGCAGGCCAGCTGGGACTACAGTGCTGCAAG GAAACGCTACGAGAAAGCCGAGGCCGAGTACGTCATGGCCAAGCTGGACCTGCACAAGAAGACTGAGGTGAAGGAGCAGATGACGGAGCACCTGTGCGCCATCATCCAGCAGAACGAGCTGCGCAAAGCccagaagctggaggagctgatgCAGCAGCTACAGCTGCATGTCaccgaggaagaggaggagaggaggagaagaacCTCTGCCGAGCCTCAGAGTAACGGTAAAGATGGGAGCGACGAGGGAGCGGTGCAGTCAACACAGGATGAGGCTGTGAAGGAGAAGAGGGCAGAGATGGTCCAGCAGGAGACGATGGATCAGCTGAAGACAGAACCAGACTGTAAACCATCAGAACACGGTCATCAGGTTGAACCTTTGACCTCCTGA